The Mesomycoplasma hyopneumoniae J genome contains the following window.
AAATTGAAAAAGAGCTAGAAATTAAATGGGAAGAAAAAATAAAACAGGAAAAATCAGATTTAAGAGAAAATTTTAAGGAGCAAATTAATAAACAAGAAGAAAAAATTCAAGATTTAGAAGAAGAATTAAATAAATATAAAGAAAAAAATATAAATTCAAAAGAAATTGGTGAAAATTTAGAAAACTGAATTTTAGAACGTTATAAAAGTGTTTTCCCACTTGACCAAGAAAATGATGAAACGATTAGTTTTAGTCTAAAAAAAGATACAGAAAATCTTCGTGATGAAGGTGAAAAAAAAGCAACTAAAGCAGATTTTATTTTTACCATTTTTGACAAGGAAAATGGGATTAACGAGACTGTAATTCTTGAGGCAAAATCTGAGTCAAAACAAAAACCAGGGAAGCAGAAAAATAAGGATTTTTTCAAAAAGCTTGAAAATGATAGGATAAAAAAGCGAGCCCGTTATGCAATTTTAGTAACAGAACTTGAACCAGATCAGTACATCACGATTGAAATTGCGCCTAAATTCCCAAAGATTTTTATTTGCCGCCCCCATTTTTATCTAGCACTTTTAATGATTCTAAAGTCAATGATAATCAAAGAAAAAAAATTAACTAAACACGTTGAAAATCTTGAAGAAAAAGAAAAAATAATTAAAGATTTTGAGGATTGAAAAAATAACAAAGTGGCAAAAACAGCCGAAAAAATAAGAAAAAAATCTGAAAAAGCAATGGAATCTAGTCAAAAAATAATCGATGAAGCTACAGAAATCCAAAATTCTTTAAATGAAATCTCAAATACTTTAATTAGAAAATTAGAAAATACAATCAATAATTTTAAAATTACAAAACTCGCTAGAAAAGTTGAAAAAATTAAAGAAAAAGAGATTCATTCTTCTAATTTTGTTTAATTTTTATCGTAAAAATACAATTTTAATATTGATTTTTTATTCTTTCAAGATTTTTTGCATATTTTTCAAGGTATGCTTGTGTTACTTGATCAATATTTCAGTTTAGTATTTCGATAAAACCTAGGAAAAATTCAAATAATTCTATTAAAATTTTTTGATTTTTTTCTAGTAAAAATTGAGAAGCTAAGATAAAAACCCGTTTAAATTGATTATTAATATCTTTATTTTGAACAAATTTTGTTTCAAAAATTTGTTTTGTTTTAAAATGAATACAAGCTGAAACTAAAAAGTGAATTGCATCAACAAATTCTTCAATAGTTTTTTCATAATTTGATTTTTTATTAACTTTTCAATATTTAAAACTTTCAATTTCGTTGGCAAATTCGGCAATTTCTACAATTGCAGCGATTATGACTTTGTCCTCTCATTTTGAATCAATTCCGGATTCTAAATCATTATGAGAACTATATTCAGCAAAAAGATTGTCTAGAATTTTTTGTTTTTCAAAAATGAGTTTTAAATCTAAAGTCATAAGGAAAAAGTTTTGAAATAATCTATAATAAATATAAATTATAGCATATTTTTTATTTTTTGCAAGTTTTTTTGTCAATTAAACTTGGAAAACTTGCAAAATCTTGAGTTTTTTATTTAGTTCAAGATTTTTAATATTTTTTTAAAATTTTAAAAAAATATAATTTATTAGAAAAACTAAAAATCTCGCTAATTTACAAAAATCCTTAATTTTATAGTATAATTAAGATAACTTGGGGGTTTAGTATAATGGCAGTACCATGGACTCCAAACCCATCAGTGAAGGTTCGAATCCTTTAACCCCCGCCAGTTTTTTATCTTTGAGGATTTTATTTCTCGATTTTTTTTTTGATTTAAAAAGTAAAATTATTTCCTAATTTTAATTTTTTTACTTTTTAAATCAAATAAATATTTAATTAAAAAGCAAAAAAATTTTAGGTAAGGTAAATAATGCAGACAAAATTTAAAAATAAATCATATAATTTAGTATCTTCATTAATTCAGCCAGGGCAAAAACTAGAATTTTCTGTAAGTGATACAAATTTTGATGTAGTTGAATTTAATTCCTTTGGCAAAACAACATTAATTTCGGTTTTCCCATCAATTAATACCAAAATTTGTGATTTTCAAACCGTTTCAATTCGTGACTTATCAGTAAAATATCCACAATTTCGGTTTATTTCAGTTTCCTTGGACCTTCCTTCTGCGATTGCCCAATGAAAAGATGCTAATTTAGCGGATAATTTAGAAATTTATTCAGATTATCGTCTCCGCAGT
Protein-coding sequences here:
- a CDS encoding DUF2130 domain-containing protein is translated as MESIKNKEIKVKLVDSGTLTYKLLEAGNPGDWFSLVSEIQNYIEQKTKEKIKQKLESFKSQIRNDIFTNDDEIKQMKETIRKLSDENSSLKSENQKETANLNTTFTQTISKKDIEITNLRNEIGKFLDEKDKMRSDILANDDEIKAMRSEISQLKEANANLQNVKLEEISNLKLEHKDEINEKDRKISYLENKFNDLEEEKNNSIQNAVSQKTREIKEKIEKELEIKWEEKIKQEKSDLRENFKEQINKQEEKIQDLEEELNKYKEKNINSKEIGENLENWILERYKSVFPLDQENDETISFSLKKDTENLRDEGEKKATKADFIFTIFDKENGINETVILEAKSESKQKPGKQKNKDFFKKLENDRIKKRARYAILVTELEPDQYITIEIAPKFPKIFICRPHFYLALLMILKSMIIKEKKLTKHVENLEEKEKIIKDFEDWKNNKVAKTAEKIRKKSEKAMESSQKIIDEATEIQNSLNEISNTLIRKLENTINNFKITKLARKVEKIKEKEIHSSNFV
- a CDS encoding dUTP diphosphatase; amino-acid sequence: MTKKLAKNKKYAIIYIYYRLFQNFFLMTLDLKLIFEKQKILDNLFAEYSSHNDLESGIDSKWEDKVIIAAIVEIAEFANEIESFKYWKVNKKSNYEKTIEEFVDAIHFLVSACIHFKTKQIFETKFVQNKDINNQFKRVFILASQFLLEKNQKILIELFEFFLGFIEILNWNIDQVTQAYLEKYAKNLERIKNQY
- a CDS encoding peroxiredoxin; translation: MQTKFKNKSYNLVSSLIQPGQKLEFSVSDTNFDVVEFNSFGKTTLISVFPSINTKICDFQTVSIRDLSVKYPQFRFISVSLDLPSAIAQWKDANLADNLEIYSDYRLRSFGLATGFLIEDVFLLNRGYIIVDSGGRVLAVESNSDVHDQIDFVKLEENLKKFS